The following are from one region of the Poecilia reticulata strain Guanapo linkage group LG7, Guppy_female_1.0+MT, whole genome shotgun sequence genome:
- the cdh26.1 gene encoding cadherin-like protein 26 isoform X1, with the protein MFHTKLRCFCGFLPSHCKDPNFVGWTTKHYISSSLCNRHSHQRGKELARSMMRSLSPLLLVALTVFGGSTEGSERHKQAKQESLSRSKRRWVLSTIELEEEMDVKYPYKISTMHNLKTVEQEYEFEIKGDGVNEGLFSINKTSGEVYVHRRLDREKKSSYHITFDILDKRTRERIDRDLSFDVDVKDINDNVPQFPKDFQKSYDVKENTKEVPVSINVADEDQPGTINSXVVVTVAKQSPAEPKIGVKKXXDRVHQLVTEGCFDYDKEKQYSIVIIASDLGKXPLSSTVTVTLNVIDTNTHPPQFKKRQYEAEAVEMQTPDDILRVAVEDKDTPNTDGWRAKYYFISGNEDGIYKITTDPKTNEGIIGVVKAKNFDITTLVKLQIGVENVEALTVCKDGKLIKDLRSLPPKDSVSITVKMVDTNDPPVFENLTAEVYQTEESEKGQVLYTPKVNDDSPNIRFEKLEDPANWVTIDEKTGTITTIEKMDRESPHVDQNSTYRIVVAAIDDGSPPATSTCTVTFHLRDVNDNAPMLLNKTFVLCSNHADKVIVHAKDADAEPYGGPFSFSFADGKTVNERWKIDPTYGEEVGIVLLKKSDYGKYSVTIRIQDKQSQAKEEQLDIEVCQCDESSVCPKILSVGLGDPVIGIICAGLLSLLLLLLLLNCNQQKNTFRVNSEEYIQTLIKYNEEGPGTDCKVSCGVTVLTTERPPISDLWTVLVKCLTFDILASKTLKIYARK; encoded by the exons ATGTTTCATACCAAACTAAGatgtttttgtggtttcttACCGAGTCACTGCAAAGATCCAAACTTTGTGGGTTGGACCACAAAGCACTATATATCAAGTAGCCTCTGCAACAGACACTCCCATCAGAGAGGAAAGGAATTAGCGAGAAGCATGATGAGGAGCCTTTCCCCGCTTCTGTTG GTTGCATTAACTGTCTTTGGAGGAAGTACTGAGGGCAGTGAGCGCCATAAACAAGCTAAACAG GAATCATTGTCACGTTCCAAAAGAAGATGGGTCCTGTCTACCATAGAACTAGAAGAGGAAATGGACGTTAAATACCCGTACAAAATTTCTACG ATGCACAATCTTAAGACAGTAGAGCAAGAATACGAGTTTGAAATAAAAGGAGACGGTGTGAACGAAGGACTGTTCAGCATTAATAAAACAAGTGGAGAAGTCTACGTACATAGGCGCCTCGACAGGGAAAAGAAGAGCTCCTATCAY ATCACATTTGATATCCTGGACAAAAGAACAAGGGAAAGAATTGACAGAGATCTATCTTTTGATGTGGATGTAAAAGACATAAACGACAACGTACCGCAGTTCCCTAAAGACTTTCAGAAAAGTTACGATGTGAAGGAAAATACGAAAGAAG TGCCAGTGTCCATTAACGTTGCAGACGAGGATCAGCCAGGCACAATCAACTCAWCAGTCGTGGTCACTGTGGCTAAACAAAGCCCAGCTGAACCAAAGATTGGAGTAAAGAAAMWTAMTGACAGAGTACATCAACTCGTAACTGAAGGATGCTTTGACTATGAT aaagaaaaacagtactCAATTGTTATTATTGCATCAGATCTTGGAAAGYCGCCCCTTTCCAGTACTGTGACTGTTACACTCAATGTTATTGACACAAACACTCATCCACCACAGTTTAAGAAGAGACAG taTGAAGCTGAGGCTGTGGAAATGCAAACCCCTGATGATATTTTAAGAGTTGCAGTAGAGGACAAGGACACTCCCAACACTGACGGCTGGCGAGCCAAGTACTACTTTATCAGTGGCAATGAAGATGGAATCTACAAAATTACCACTGACCCTAAAACAAATGAAGGGATCATTGGTGTTGTCAAG GCGAAGAATTTTGACATAACCACCTTGGTAAAACTGCAAATCGGAGTTGAGAATGTTGAAGCTTTAACAGTCTGTAAagatggaaaattaattaaagatTTAAGAAGCCTTCCACCAAAAGATTCTGTCAGCATCACAGTGAAAATGGTTGACACTAATGACCCTCCGGTGTTTGAAAACTTGACAGCTGAGGTATACCAGACAGAGGAATCAGAGAAAGGACAGGTGCTGTATACTCCTAAGGTTAACGATGACTCCCCTAACATCAG GTTTGAAAAGTTAGAAGACCCTGCTAATTGGGTGACTATTGatgaaaaaacaggaacaatcACAACAATTGAGAAGATGGATAGAGAATCACCCCATGTGGATCAGAACAGTACTTACAGAATTGTTGTTGCTGCCATAGATGATG GTTCACCTCCAGCCACAAGTACATGCACAGTCACCTTCCACCTCAGGGATGTCAATGATAACGCTCCTATGCTGCTCAAcaagacttttgttttgtgttcaaACCATGCTGACAAGGTCATAGTGCATGCTAAAGATGCCGATGCTGAACCATACGGTGGCCCCTTCAGTTTCTCCTTTGCAGATGGTAAAACTGTGAACGAACGCTGGAAAATAGATCCTACCTACG GTGAAGAGGTTGGCATTGTTTTGCTGAAGAAATCTGACTACGGTAAATACTCTGTGACAATACGGATTCAGGACAAACAGAGTCAAGCTAAGGAGGAGCAATTAGACATTGAGGTGTGCCAGTGTGACGAAAGCAGTGTTTGCCCAAAGATCTTGTCAGTTGGCCTTGGTGACCCAGTCATAGGAATAATTTGTGCAGGACTGCTTTCACTTCTAT TGTTGCTCCTTCTTTTGAATTgcaatcaacaaaaaaatacattccgTGTAAACAGTGAAGAATACATTCAGACACTGATAAAGTACAATGAAGAAGGACCGGGCACTGATTGCAAGGTAAGTTGTGGAGTGACTGTGCTGACTACTGAGAGACCGCCAATATCAGATCTCTGGACTGTCCTCGtcaaatgtttaacatttgacattttagcatcaaaaactcttaaaatataTGCACGTAAATAA
- the cdh26.1 gene encoding cadherin-like protein 26 isoform X2, translating into MFHTKLRCFCGFLPSHCKDPNFVGWTTKHYISSSLCNRHSHQRGKELARSMMRSLSPLLLVALTVFGGSTEGSERHKQAKQESLSRSKRRWVLSTIELEEEMDVKYPYKISTMHNLKTVEQEYEFEIKGDGVNEGLFSINKTSGEVYVHRRLDREKKSSYHITFDILDKRTRERIDRDLSFDVDVKDINDNVPQFPKDFQKSYDVKENTKEVPVSINVADEDQPGTINSXVVVTVAKQSPAEPKIGVKKXXDRVHQLVTEGCFDYDYEAEAVEMQTPDDILRVAVEDKDTPNTDGWRAKYYFISGNEDGIYKITTDPKTNEGIIGVVKAKNFDITTLVKLQIGVENVEALTVCKDGKLIKDLRSLPPKDSVSITVKMVDTNDPPVFENLTAEVYQTEESEKGQVLYTPKVNDDSPNIRFEKLEDPANWVTIDEKTGTITTIEKMDRESPHVDQNSTYRIVVAAIDDGSPPATSTCTVTFHLRDVNDNAPMLLNKTFVLCSNHADKVIVHAKDADAEPYGGPFSFSFADGKTVNERWKIDPTYGEEVGIVLLKKSDYGKYSVTIRIQDKQSQAKEEQLDIEVCQCDESSVCPKILSVGLGDPVIGIICAGLLSLLLLLLLLNCNQQKNTFRVNSEEYIQTLIKYNEEGPGTDCKVSCGVTVLTTERPPISDLWTVLVKCLTFDILASKTLKIYARK; encoded by the exons ATGTTTCATACCAAACTAAGatgtttttgtggtttcttACCGAGTCACTGCAAAGATCCAAACTTTGTGGGTTGGACCACAAAGCACTATATATCAAGTAGCCTCTGCAACAGACACTCCCATCAGAGAGGAAAGGAATTAGCGAGAAGCATGATGAGGAGCCTTTCCCCGCTTCTGTTG GTTGCATTAACTGTCTTTGGAGGAAGTACTGAGGGCAGTGAGCGCCATAAACAAGCTAAACAG GAATCATTGTCACGTTCCAAAAGAAGATGGGTCCTGTCTACCATAGAACTAGAAGAGGAAATGGACGTTAAATACCCGTACAAAATTTCTACG ATGCACAATCTTAAGACAGTAGAGCAAGAATACGAGTTTGAAATAAAAGGAGACGGTGTGAACGAAGGACTGTTCAGCATTAATAAAACAAGTGGAGAAGTCTACGTACATAGGCGCCTCGACAGGGAAAAGAAGAGCTCCTATCAY ATCACATTTGATATCCTGGACAAAAGAACAAGGGAAAGAATTGACAGAGATCTATCTTTTGATGTGGATGTAAAAGACATAAACGACAACGTACCGCAGTTCCCTAAAGACTTTCAGAAAAGTTACGATGTGAAGGAAAATACGAAAGAAG TGCCAGTGTCCATTAACGTTGCAGACGAGGATCAGCCAGGCACAATCAACTCAWCAGTCGTGGTCACTGTGGCTAAACAAAGCCCAGCTGAACCAAAGATTGGAGTAAAGAAAMWTAMTGACAGAGTACATCAACTCGTAACTGAAGGATGCTTTGACTATGAT taTGAAGCTGAGGCTGTGGAAATGCAAACCCCTGATGATATTTTAAGAGTTGCAGTAGAGGACAAGGACACTCCCAACACTGACGGCTGGCGAGCCAAGTACTACTTTATCAGTGGCAATGAAGATGGAATCTACAAAATTACCACTGACCCTAAAACAAATGAAGGGATCATTGGTGTTGTCAAG GCGAAGAATTTTGACATAACCACCTTGGTAAAACTGCAAATCGGAGTTGAGAATGTTGAAGCTTTAACAGTCTGTAAagatggaaaattaattaaagatTTAAGAAGCCTTCCACCAAAAGATTCTGTCAGCATCACAGTGAAAATGGTTGACACTAATGACCCTCCGGTGTTTGAAAACTTGACAGCTGAGGTATACCAGACAGAGGAATCAGAGAAAGGACAGGTGCTGTATACTCCTAAGGTTAACGATGACTCCCCTAACATCAG GTTTGAAAAGTTAGAAGACCCTGCTAATTGGGTGACTATTGatgaaaaaacaggaacaatcACAACAATTGAGAAGATGGATAGAGAATCACCCCATGTGGATCAGAACAGTACTTACAGAATTGTTGTTGCTGCCATAGATGATG GTTCACCTCCAGCCACAAGTACATGCACAGTCACCTTCCACCTCAGGGATGTCAATGATAACGCTCCTATGCTGCTCAAcaagacttttgttttgtgttcaaACCATGCTGACAAGGTCATAGTGCATGCTAAAGATGCCGATGCTGAACCATACGGTGGCCCCTTCAGTTTCTCCTTTGCAGATGGTAAAACTGTGAACGAACGCTGGAAAATAGATCCTACCTACG GTGAAGAGGTTGGCATTGTTTTGCTGAAGAAATCTGACTACGGTAAATACTCTGTGACAATACGGATTCAGGACAAACAGAGTCAAGCTAAGGAGGAGCAATTAGACATTGAGGTGTGCCAGTGTGACGAAAGCAGTGTTTGCCCAAAGATCTTGTCAGTTGGCCTTGGTGACCCAGTCATAGGAATAATTTGTGCAGGACTGCTTTCACTTCTAT TGTTGCTCCTTCTTTTGAATTgcaatcaacaaaaaaatacattccgTGTAAACAGTGAAGAATACATTCAGACACTGATAAAGTACAATGAAGAAGGACCGGGCACTGATTGCAAGGTAAGTTGTGGAGTGACTGTGCTGACTACTGAGAGACCGCCAATATCAGATCTCTGGACTGTCCTCGtcaaatgtttaacatttgacattttagcatcaaaaactcttaaaatataTGCACGTAAATAA
- the LOC103467596 gene encoding cadherin-like protein 26, whose product MQPVDREKHDQFKLIFQAYKKEKGDINVEMGINVDIIDTNDNEPKFNNDMYEVTIEEAPSQGTELINVTATDRDSTEKNRKFSFSIESVSPTPQNFEFVINEEPDSGNGTISFKGCLDHEKAQKYTLIVKATDHGQPKPLSSSTTVIINIEDGNRHRPVFTKQKGEASVKEGLQGVLISRLQVTDEDTRGTKAWKAKYKIQGDTNNNFRIDTDPETNEGLLYVQKMLDYEEDPLKNIIISSENEIPYFTCKVINRNTAGLWEIKTVNNSTFSEAQGVTGTKEMHLFTYHLTVNVEDVNEPPVFDPSNKTITAYEDVALGYYLEALIAKDPDNGANQIRYMIGEDPAGFVTVDSNSGKITTSKCLDRESQFVKDGLYVIKIYATDNGETSQTGTATLSIKIIDVNDNAPSLDKSIIDMCQTDKISSVSVTALDPDAEPYSGPFSFKLLGDVKDKWRIEPEKGHSFKLVNEHNAKIMILGQHELQLKVSDLQGKTAVHSLSVSVCKCSKTPKPDCRLQKDTGSRLGPGALGILFLSIILLIGFLLLTFLMSCKPERITLPDHSSGYLMTTNTEGPGSDCKLPLEKRSHIGRGQQMQTSQGKPLIVMPVLVDDNSQMSQNTTSCQQETILEINSALTTVDEQWMISHGMKKRHQQQEIKKANQTVKPGEIINSPESLSISAQF is encoded by the exons ATGCAGCCTGTGGACCGTGAGAAACATGATCAATTCAAG CTGATATTTCAGgcatataaaaaagaaaagggtgaTATAAATGTAGAAATGGGAATTAATGTTGATATTATTGATACGAATGACAACGAACCAAAATTTAACAATGACATGTATGAGGTCACCATAGAAGAGGCACCATCACAGG GCACTGAGTTGATCAATGTTACAGCAACAGATCGTGACAGTACCGAGAAGAACAGGAAATTTAGCTTCAGCATAGAGTCAGTGAGTCCAACTCCACAGAACTTTGAATTCGTCATAAATGAGGAGCCTGATTCTGGAAACGGGACCATTTCATTCAAAGGATGTCTGGACCACGAG AAGGCGCAGAAATACACCCTTATTGTGAAAGCCACAGACCATGGACAACCGAAGCCACTCTCCAGTTCTACAACAGTGATAATCAATATAGAGGATGGAAACAGACATCGTCCAGTGTTCACAAAGCAAAAA GGCGAAGCAAGTGTGAAAGAAGGACTGCAAGGTGTTCTCATTTCACGTCTGCAAGTTACAGATGAAGACACCAGAGGCACAAAGGCTTggaaagcaaaatataaaatccaAGGGGATACAAACAACAACTTCAGAATTGATACTGATCCTGAGACAAACGAAGGTCTGCTCTATGTGCAAAAG ATGCTCGACTATGAGGAAGATCCTTTGAAGAACATTATCATCTCTTCAGAGAATGAGATTCCCTACTTTACTTGCAAAGTCATAAACCGCAATACTGCTGGTCTTTGGGAAATTAAGACTGTCAATAATAGCACTTTCAGTGAGGCACAAGGTGTGACTGgaacaaaagaaatgcatttgttCACCTATCACCTGACAGTGAACGTAGAAGATGTCAATGAGCCCCCTGTCTTTGATCCATCAAACAAAACGATAACCGCATATGAGGATGTTGCGTTGGGTTACTATTTGGAGGCACTAATTGCTAAAGACCCTGATAATGGTGCAAATCAAATCCG ATACATGATTGGAGAAGATCCAGCTGGTTTTGTTACAGTGGACTCCAACTCAGGAAAAATAACCACATCAAAGTGTTTAGACCGAGAGTCACAGTTTGTTAAAGATGGACTGTATGTCATCAAAATATATGCCACTGACAATG GTGAAACGTCACAGACTGGCACAGCAACACTCAGCATCAAGATCATCGATGTAAACGACAATGCTCCATCCTTGGACAAAAGCATCATCGACATGTGCCAAACAGATAAAATCTCATCGGTCAGTGTCACAGCTTTAGATCCAGATGCAGAACCATACAGTGGGCCTTTCTCGTTCAAGCTTCTTGGAGATGTTAAGGACAAGTGGAGGATTGAACCTGAAAAGG gccATTCCTTCAAGCTTGTGAATGAACACAATGCTAAGATTATGATTTTGGGACAGCATGAATTGCAGCTAAAAGTGTCAGATCTTCAAGGAAAAACAGCTGTCCATAGCTTGTCAGTTAGTGTGTGCAAATGCTCCAAAACACCTAAGCCAGACTGCAGACTCCAGAAAGATACTGGATCCAGACTCGGACCAGGAGCTctgggaattttatttttaagcattataCTGCTCATAG GCTTTCTGCTTTTAACTTTTCTGATGTCATGTAAGCCTGAGAGGATAACATTACCAGATCACTCTTCAGGGTATCTAATGACTACTAACACAGAGGGACCTGGATCTGATTGCAAA TTGCCTTTAGAAAAACGGAGCCACATTGGTCGTGGACAACAGATGCAGACATCTCAAGGGAAGCCATTGATAGTGATGCCG GTATTAGTTGATGACAACTCACAAATGAGTCAGAACACGACAAGCTGCCAGCAAGAAACAATCCTTGAGATAAATTCTGCTCTGACg ACTGTGGATGAGCAATGGATGATTTCCCATGGCATGAAGAAGAGACATCAGcaacaagaaataaagaaagcaaaCCAAACG GTAAAACCGGGAGAAATTATAAACAGTCCAGAGTCCTTGTCAATTTCAGCCCAATTTTAG
- the LOC103467595 gene encoding cadherin-like protein 26, with amino-acid sequence MKVLCLLTILSLGIHLSPAEFLLRKKRNWIIQTFMIDESYTGPFPHYLGKVEIDSSLNIVEITGQGKDEEPRDVISLNEKDGHVLILGPVDYEKYTILKLIIRAQNKENHTLTKVGVNFEIIDANDNPPIFNKTAYEITINESTPQGTELINVTATDSDSKEEYNNFLFSIDSVIPETEDLEFTINKVPYFGNGTISFKGCVDHRKEDKYTIIVKATDLGKPKPLFSFTNVTVNINPGNRHRPMFINQTGPVRVKEGEENVTFSRLQVKDEDTKGTKGWNAIYAIHGDKNNNFKIRTDPQTNEGLLYVNKPLDYEDESLKNITITVENEIPYFTCKVMHRNTSGRWTIKTDPSLFSGASTSGRNNGGGTHQMTVVVEDVNEPPVFDELKPISLPKNVEVGHHLGTIVARDPDFKSTRRIRYTKGEDPVNLVSVDPETGKITTARILDRESPYAKDGIYVITVNAVDSGSPPQTGTATLSIYITHENDNAPSLIVNTFNMCQSDKSSWVNVTAVDPDEDPFGGPFSFKLLGDVKKKWRINPEQGHSVNLIKGQNVYSGHHKLKLEVSDFQGKKSLQYLSVIVCKCSDATKPDCSLRKAVGFTVGKGALGILFFCISLIIGLLFLTFLVSCEPEKIPMDDDEPVQHLMKSNTEEPGTDCYVLPFNLLNRRNYGQQIQVSEDVNLSMTPILLDSAVNVQACPNVIKFNQDRCCWAKSSVVSFREHWDMSTEAPSSGMGIRRQMGTLKKGAHMEQTRENLLFVALTNMLEKLQAPGEELGNYEPTVYDDEGDLAKNFELDAISNPEDPFDPEMELSSRFLPLASVCSPDLFDQSTNM; translated from the exons ATGAAAGTCTTGTGTCTTCTCACAATACTG AGTCTGGGAATCCATTTGTCCCCGGCAGAATTTTTGCTGCGGAAAAAAAGGAACTGGATCATACAAACCTTCATGATCGATGAGAGTTACACTGGGCCCTTTCCACATTATTTGGGTAAA GTTGAAATtgattccagtttaaatatTGTAGAAATCACTGGTCAAGGTAAGGATGAGGAACCTCGAGATGTAATTAGCCTAAATGAAAAAGACGGACATGTTTTAATTCTGGGTCCTGTGGACTatgaaaaatatacaattcTGAAG CTGATAATTAGggcacaaaataaagaaaatcatacGTTGACAAAGGTGGGCGTTAATTTTGAAATCATTGATGCAAATGACAACCCCCCgatatttaacaaaacagcaTATGAAATCACCATAAATGAGTCAACACCACAAG GCACTGAATTGATCAACGTTACAGCAACAGACAGTGACAGCAAAGAGGAgtataataattttctttttagtatAGACTCAGTTATTCCTGAAACAGAGGACTTGGAATTCACCATAAATAAGGTGccttattttggtaatggaaccatTTCATTTAAAGGATGCGTGGACCACAGG AAAGAAGATAAATACACCATTATTGTGAAGGCAACAGACCTTGGAAAACCAAAGCCGCTCTTCAGCTTCACCAACGTAACAGTCAACATAAACCCTGGAAATAGACATCGTCCAATGTTTATAAACCAAACT GGTCCAGTACGTGTGAAAGAAGGTGaggaaaatgttactttttccCGTCTACAAGTCAAGGATGAAGATACCAAAGGTACAAAAGGTTGGAATGCAATATATGCAATCCatggagacaaaaacaacaacttcaaaataaggACTGATCCTCAAACAAACGAAGGATTACTCTATGTGAATAAG CCACTCGACTATGAAGATGAATCATTGAAGAACATCACAATTACAGTGGAGAATGAAATTCCTTATTTCACATGCAAAGTCATGCATCGGAACACCTCGGGCCGTTGGACGATAAAAACAGATCCCAGCCTTTTCAGTGGAGCGTCTACGAGTGGAAGGAATAATGGAGGAGGGACTCATCAAATGACAGTCGTCGTAGAAGATGTCAATGAGCCTCCAGTCTTTGATGAGCTAAAACCAATTTCTCTGCCTAAAAATGTGGAAGTGGGCCATCATTTGGGAACAATTGTTGCTAGAGACCCAGATTTCAAGAGTACAAGAAGAATTAG ATACACAAAAGGTGAAGATCCAGTCAATTTGGTTTCAGTGGACCCCGAGACAGGAAAAATAACCACAGCAAGAATCTTAGACAGAGAGTCACCCTACGCTAAAGATGGAATTTATGTCATCACAGTGAATGCTGTTGATAGTG GAAGCCCTCCTCAGACCGGCACAGCGACTCTCAGCATCTACATCACTCATGAGAATGACAATGCTCCGTCTCTAATTGTAAACACCTTCAACATGTGCCAAAGTGACAAATCATCATGGGTCAATGTCACAGCTGTGGATCCAGATGAGGACCCATTCGGTGGgcctttttcattcaaactTCTTGGAGATGTTAAGAAAAAGTGGAGGATTAATCCTGAGCAAG GGCATTCAGTCAACCTTATAAAAGGACAAAACGTTTATTCTGGACATCACAAGTTGAAGCTAGAAGTGTCAGATTTTCAAGGAAAGAAATCTCTCCAATACTTGTCAGTCATTGTGTGCAAGTGCTCTGATGCAACCAAGCCAGACTGCAGCCTGAGAAAAGCTGTTGGATTCACAGTAGGAAAGGGAGCTCTGGGAATATTATTCTTCTGCATTTCATTAATAATAG gtttgttatttttaacatttttggtgTCATGTGAACCTGAGAAGATACCAATGGATGATGATGAGCCTGTGCAACACTTAATGAAAAGCAACACAGAAGAACCAGGAACTGATTGTTATGTAT TGCCCTTCAACTTACTAAACAGAAGGAATTATGGACAGCAAATTCAAGTATCTGAAGATGTAAATTTGTCAATGACACCG ATATTACTGGATTCTGCCGTTAATGTCCAAGCCTGCCCGAATGTGATCAAGTTCAATCAAGACAGATGCTGTTGGGCGAAATCTTCTGTGGTG TCTTTCCGTGAGCACTGGGATATGTCTACTGAGGCTCCATCTTCAGGCATGGGGATCAGGCGGCAGATGGGAACATTAAAGAAAGGG GCCCATATGGAACAGACTCGTGAAAATCTGCTATTCGTAGCCCTCACAAATATGCTGGAAAAACTTCAGGCACCAGGCGAGGAACTTGGTAATTATGAACCCACTGTGTATGATGATGAGGGAGACTTGGCAAAAAACTTTGAACTTGATGCCATTTCCAACCCTGAAGATCCTTTCGACCCAGAAATGGAACTGTCTTCCAGGTTTTTACCCCTTGCTTCAGTCTGTTCACCCGACTTGTTTGACCAAAGCACAAATATGTAA